A genomic region of Streptomyces rimosus contains the following coding sequences:
- a CDS encoding NAD(P)-binding domain-containing protein, producing the protein MADVTVIGTGVIGSGVIRACAAAGLEVAVWNRTERRARDVAAESPRIRVHPTAAGAIGASRTTLLCLLNYPVTHQVLEESGADLTGRLVVQHSSGVPESVGPLQDRVTGAGGRYMEAAILNYPDAIGTDACFTVYGGAPEDFAELGPVTKAMSGHQVHLHAEPRYAKAYHVVASAFYYAFVSGFLECAAIAEHIGVPLGAFADSVPLYDPGFENTVRVGLDLIERGDYHFEQAPLTTHIDVLENLTGAAESAGIDASYLKALRDRVRTALDQGHRREHIAILTEQFRARRGAAPRPMEGA; encoded by the coding sequence ATGGCGGACGTGACCGTGATCGGCACCGGTGTGATCGGCTCGGGTGTGATCCGGGCCTGCGCCGCGGCCGGCCTGGAGGTGGCGGTGTGGAACCGCACCGAGCGGCGCGCCCGGGACGTGGCGGCCGAGAGCCCGCGGATCCGGGTCCACCCCACCGCGGCCGGGGCGATCGGCGCGTCCCGGACCACCCTGCTGTGTCTGCTCAACTACCCGGTCACCCACCAGGTGCTGGAGGAATCCGGCGCCGACCTGACCGGGCGGCTGGTCGTCCAGCACTCCAGCGGCGTGCCGGAGAGCGTCGGGCCGCTCCAGGACCGGGTGACCGGCGCCGGGGGCCGCTACATGGAGGCGGCCATCCTCAACTACCCGGACGCCATCGGCACCGACGCCTGCTTCACCGTCTACGGCGGGGCGCCGGAGGACTTCGCCGAGCTGGGCCCGGTGACCAAGGCGATGTCCGGCCACCAGGTGCACCTGCACGCCGAACCGCGCTACGCGAAGGCGTACCACGTCGTGGCCAGCGCCTTCTACTACGCGTTCGTCAGCGGCTTCCTTGAGTGCGCGGCGATCGCCGAGCACATCGGGGTGCCTCTCGGCGCGTTCGCCGACTCGGTGCCGCTGTACGACCCGGGCTTCGAGAACACCGTACGGGTCGGCCTCGACCTGATCGAACGCGGCGACTACCACTTCGAGCAGGCCCCGCTGACCACCCACATCGACGTCCTGGAGAACCTCACCGGAGCGGCCGAGAGCGCCGGGATCGACGCCTCGTACCTCAAGGCCCTGCGCGACCGGGTGCGCACCGCGCTGGACCAGGGCCACCGGCGCGAGCACATCGCCATCCTCACCGAACAGTTCCGTGCCCGCCGGGGCGCCGCCCCACGCCCGATGGAGGGCGCGTGA
- a CDS encoding EF-hand domain-containing protein, producing the protein MVAGVIAQKSDQWFNLADVNGNGYIEEDDLRQLAERTLTHFGYSKESPKWARLHEAYAKAWQIMYELTDTDKDNRISRTEFQGYMDRNAKPSTADGLLRPITDAEFDVADTDNDGYLSQDEYAELLRAFGLSTRDARTGARSIDTDSDGRISHEEYFVACRDLYSREAADDRSSQVFGPLTRT; encoded by the coding sequence ATGGTCGCCGGTGTCATAGCGCAGAAATCGGACCAGTGGTTCAACCTGGCGGACGTCAACGGTAACGGCTACATCGAGGAAGACGACCTCCGGCAACTGGCCGAACGGACGCTGACGCACTTCGGTTACAGCAAGGAGAGCCCCAAGTGGGCGCGCCTGCACGAGGCGTACGCCAAAGCCTGGCAGATCATGTACGAATTGACCGACACGGACAAGGACAACAGGATTTCGCGGACCGAGTTCCAGGGTTACATGGACCGCAACGCGAAGCCGTCCACGGCCGACGGTCTGCTCCGTCCGATCACGGACGCGGAGTTCGACGTGGCGGACACGGACAACGACGGGTACCTGTCCCAGGACGAGTACGCCGAACTGCTGCGCGCGTTCGGTCTGTCGACCCGCGACGCCCGGACCGGCGCCCGCAGCATCGACACCGACAGCGACGGTCGCATCAGCCACGAGGAGTATTTCGTGGCCTGTCGTGACCTCTACTCCAGGGAAGCCGCTGACGACCGCAGCAGCCAGGTGTTCGGGCCGCTGACCCGTACCTGA
- a CDS encoding non-ribosomal peptide synthetase — translation MTGGGRAGEGAVALFRQRARSVPGRAALEYPGGRLTYAELDGRARALAAELALAGVRPGDTVGVTMERSPLLPVAVLALWTAGGAYVPLPASYPAARNRAVLREAGVRTVLTDREPDPDVLSGSAGDAVTCVRLTDRTLRAPARPPAPTAQPGHAAGPEDLAYVLHTSGSSGAPKGVRIPHRAVVNLACGLQHVYGDLDGARVLQFAPFTFDVWIWELAMSLLSGGTLVVPRADVPLHGPELSRILRELHISHLSGAASLVATLPEEEPIPVTTLTSGGEPLPEYLVRRWGGRVRLFNAYGPTEAGVCATMGRCRPGQGTPGIGHPLPGVSVHLLDERGTPVPDGEPGEVHIGGPGVGLGYLDRPAETRRHFVPDRFAADRPGRLLYRTGDLARRLPDGSYLFLGRIDAQLNVRGYRIEPGEVEAALLRHPDVTAAAVTATRGAPDGSVPPPGPDGPPPVGGTDRLTAYVQAAPGTTVTGAALRRHLAALLPAHLVPSSFVLVDRLPLTAHGKIDRTALAPPAVRRCTPQTRRDTTGPGRERDVAELVATVLGLAEVAPDDDFADLGATSLDMIRIQAAVTARWGTRLAAADLMDARTVRRLAALLDRTRNGARGAGTAPPGAARAPGHPLPAVRTVKGGFK, via the coding sequence GTGACGGGCGGCGGCCGGGCGGGGGAGGGCGCGGTCGCGCTCTTCCGGCAGCGGGCGCGATCGGTGCCCGGGCGCGCCGCGCTGGAGTACCCCGGCGGCCGGCTGACCTACGCCGAACTGGACGGCCGGGCCCGCGCCCTGGCCGCCGAACTGGCCCTGGCCGGAGTGCGGCCGGGCGACACCGTCGGCGTCACGATGGAGCGCTCGCCGCTGCTGCCCGTGGCGGTGCTGGCGCTCTGGACGGCGGGCGGCGCCTATGTGCCGCTGCCGGCCTCGTACCCGGCCGCACGCAACCGGGCGGTGCTCCGGGAGGCCGGGGTACGGACGGTGCTCACCGACCGGGAGCCGGACCCCGACGTGCTGTCCGGCTCCGCCGGGGACGCCGTGACCTGCGTACGCCTGACGGACCGCACACTACGGGCGCCCGCACGCCCACCCGCGCCGACCGCCCAGCCCGGCCACGCCGCCGGTCCCGAAGACCTCGCCTACGTCCTGCACACCTCGGGTTCGTCCGGCGCGCCCAAGGGCGTACGGATACCGCACCGTGCGGTGGTCAACCTCGCGTGCGGGCTCCAGCACGTCTACGGCGACCTGGACGGCGCGCGGGTGCTGCAGTTCGCGCCGTTCACCTTCGACGTGTGGATCTGGGAGCTGGCCATGAGCCTGCTCAGCGGCGGCACCCTCGTCGTCCCGCGCGCCGACGTGCCCCTGCACGGGCCCGAACTCAGCCGGATATTACGTGAGTTGCACATCAGTCACCTCTCCGGCGCCGCCTCGCTGGTGGCGACGCTGCCGGAGGAGGAGCCCATCCCCGTCACCACCCTGACCTCCGGCGGTGAGCCGCTGCCCGAGTACCTGGTACGGCGCTGGGGCGGCCGGGTGCGCCTGTTCAACGCGTACGGGCCGACCGAGGCGGGCGTCTGCGCCACCATGGGCCGCTGCCGCCCCGGACAGGGCACCCCGGGCATCGGGCACCCGCTGCCCGGCGTCTCCGTACACCTCCTGGACGAGCGGGGAACCCCCGTACCGGACGGGGAACCCGGCGAGGTCCACATCGGCGGCCCCGGCGTCGGACTCGGCTACCTCGACCGCCCGGCGGAAACCCGGCGCCACTTCGTCCCCGACCGCTTCGCGGCGGACCGTCCCGGCCGCCTGCTCTACCGCACCGGCGACCTGGCCCGCCGCCTCCCGGACGGCTCCTACCTGTTCCTCGGGCGGATCGACGCGCAGCTCAACGTCCGCGGCTACCGCATCGAGCCCGGCGAGGTGGAGGCGGCCCTGCTGCGCCACCCGGACGTCACCGCGGCCGCCGTGACCGCGACGCGCGGCGCGCCCGACGGCTCCGTACCGCCGCCGGGACCGGACGGCCCGCCGCCCGTCGGCGGCACCGACCGGCTCACCGCGTACGTGCAAGCCGCCCCCGGCACCACGGTCACCGGCGCCGCGCTGCGCCGGCACCTGGCCGCGCTGCTGCCCGCCCACCTGGTGCCGTCGTCCTTCGTCCTCGTGGACCGGCTGCCGCTCACCGCGCACGGCAAGATCGACCGTACGGCCCTGGCGCCGCCCGCGGTACGGCGGTGCACCCCGCAGACCAGGCGCGACACCACCGGCCCCGGGCGGGAACGGGACGTGGCGGAGCTGGTGGCCACCGTGCTGGGCCTGGCCGAGGTGGCCCCCGACGACGACTTCGCCGACCTCGGCGCCACCTCGCTCGACATGATCCGCATCCAGGCGGCCGTCACCGCGCGCTGGGGCACCCGGCTGGCCGCTGCCGACCTGATGGACGCCCGCACGGTGCGGCGACTGGCCGCGCTCCTCGACCGTACGCGCAACGGCGCCCGGGGCGCGGGCACCGCACCGCCCGGCGCCGCGCGCGCTCCCGGGCATCCTCTACCGGCCGTACGCACGGTGAAAGGCGGATTCAAGTGA
- a CDS encoding class I SAM-dependent methyltransferase: MSAEPSWTGAFSHQEIERTYAMLTVLEEDAAGPDRHFGMWTGADDPATVEEATERLTALVLSQLGAAPGSRVLDVGCGNGRPAVRLAETSGASVVGIDIDDRALAAASAYARQLGLGHAVRFQHADALRPPFEDGSFDAALAFESTPHFDVAELYGALSRVLRPGGRLVVETPYVRGRITPDLLDRIGPYLSLLNAVSLDPPHTHLAAAREAGLHITELRDLTEDVRGSFGRLLARLEKVRARLADTLGDEQAGRLLAAFAGWAEAPEVGAILMTFTRTEH; encoded by the coding sequence ATGTCCGCCGAACCGAGTTGGACCGGGGCCTTTTCCCACCAGGAGATCGAGCGCACCTACGCCATGCTCACCGTCCTCGAAGAGGACGCCGCCGGGCCCGACCGGCATTTCGGTATGTGGACCGGCGCCGACGACCCGGCGACCGTCGAGGAGGCCACCGAGCGGCTGACCGCCCTGGTGCTCTCCCAGCTCGGCGCCGCCCCGGGCAGCCGCGTCCTGGACGTGGGCTGCGGCAACGGCCGTCCCGCCGTCCGCCTCGCCGAGACCTCGGGCGCGAGCGTCGTCGGTATCGACATCGACGACCGGGCCCTGGCCGCCGCGTCCGCGTACGCCCGGCAGCTCGGGCTCGGCCACGCGGTGCGCTTCCAGCACGCCGACGCGCTGCGGCCGCCCTTCGAGGACGGCTCCTTCGACGCGGCGCTGGCCTTCGAGAGCACCCCGCACTTCGACGTCGCGGAGCTGTACGGGGCCCTCTCCCGGGTGCTGCGGCCGGGCGGCCGGCTCGTCGTCGAGACCCCGTACGTCCGCGGCCGGATCACCCCGGACCTGCTGGACCGCATCGGCCCCTACCTCAGCCTGCTGAACGCGGTGTCGCTGGACCCGCCGCACACGCATCTGGCGGCGGCCCGCGAGGCCGGGCTGCACATCACCGAACTGAGGGACCTCACCGAGGACGTACGGGGCTCCTTCGGCCGGCTGCTGGCCCGGCTCGAAAAGGTCCGCGCCCGCCTGGCGGACACGCTGGGGGACGAACAGGCCGGCCGCCTCCTCGCGGCCTTCGCCGGCTGGGCCGAGGCGCCCGAGGTCGGCGCCATCCTCATGACCTTCACCAGGACGGAGCACTGA
- a CDS encoding cytochrome P450, producing the protein MDTHPEPIDYPFSEPSGLTVDPEYEDCRSRPGLTWIRPPYGDHAWLVTRYADIRFVLRDRRFVRTPPPGSDEARLTPLPLQDSILNTDPPQQPRLRKALAQGLKFNAEHVRELEELATGEARRLLARCTAEPPPADLAAAYTKPLTVAILCPLIGIPEEDLAVFLDWFEGFAGTGLPADVVESRIEEISRYTARLIADRRQRPREDLVSRLVARLGQDDGLSMEELGELVNDILLAVDNVTTQLTNACYVLLSSPAHFRELAADPDLLPRAADELLRYAPFPSHVTFARYATEDVEVGGTLVRAGEQVLPALPAGNHDPRMFAEPERLDFHRGGNPHLSFGHGTHHCMGPPLVRMLVKVAVAALLGHPGLRLAAPDEELPWRADLIIRRIEELPVTW; encoded by the coding sequence GTGGACACACACCCCGAACCCATCGATTACCCTTTTTCCGAGCCGTCCGGGCTCACCGTCGATCCGGAATACGAGGACTGCCGCAGCCGCCCCGGCCTGACGTGGATCCGGCCGCCGTACGGTGACCACGCCTGGCTGGTGACGCGCTACGCGGACATCCGCTTCGTCCTGCGGGACCGGCGGTTCGTCCGCACGCCCCCGCCGGGCAGCGACGAGGCGCGGCTGACCCCGCTGCCGCTGCAGGACAGCATCCTGAACACCGATCCGCCCCAGCAGCCCCGCCTGCGCAAGGCCCTCGCCCAGGGCCTCAAGTTCAACGCCGAGCACGTCCGTGAGCTGGAGGAACTGGCCACCGGGGAGGCGCGGCGGCTGCTGGCCCGCTGCACGGCGGAGCCGCCCCCGGCCGATCTGGCCGCCGCGTACACCAAGCCGCTCACCGTGGCCATCCTCTGCCCGCTGATCGGCATCCCCGAAGAGGACCTGGCGGTCTTCCTCGACTGGTTCGAGGGGTTCGCGGGCACCGGCCTGCCCGCCGACGTGGTGGAGTCGCGTATCGAGGAGATCTCCCGCTACACGGCCCGGCTCATCGCCGACCGCCGGCAGCGGCCGCGGGAGGACCTGGTCAGCCGCCTGGTGGCCCGGCTGGGCCAGGACGACGGGCTGTCGATGGAGGAGCTGGGCGAGCTGGTCAACGACATCCTGCTCGCCGTCGACAACGTCACCACCCAGCTCACCAACGCCTGTTACGTGCTGCTCTCCTCCCCCGCCCACTTCCGGGAGCTGGCGGCCGACCCGGACCTGCTGCCGCGGGCGGCCGACGAGCTGCTGCGCTACGCGCCGTTCCCCTCGCACGTCACCTTCGCCCGGTACGCCACCGAGGACGTGGAGGTCGGCGGCACCCTCGTACGGGCCGGTGAGCAGGTGCTGCCCGCGCTGCCGGCCGGCAACCACGACCCGCGGATGTTCGCCGAGCCGGAGCGGCTGGACTTCCACCGCGGCGGCAACCCGCATCTGTCCTTCGGCCACGGCACCCATCACTGCATGGGGCCGCCGCTGGTGCGGATGCTGGTGAAGGTGGCCGTGGCCGCCCTGCTCGGCCACCCCGGCCTGCGGCTGGCCGCGCCGGACGAGGAGCTGCCGTGGCGCGCCGACCTGATCATCCGGCGGATCGAGGAGCTGCCGGTCACCTGGTGA
- a CDS encoding SigB/SigF/SigG family RNA polymerase sigma factor has translation MATTTIARHHGRRADDPDTTEEMRLLITLPDGPKKERLRQRVITAWLPLAHRQAVRLRERGEQLDDLKQVAALGLVKAVDRFDPERADAFEQFAIPTITGELKRHFRDHTWDVHVPRRTQELRNKVRKAVRELSTTLDGRSPTVAQIAGHARLTEEEAVLGLEALETYRSLSLDVALDRSGDNDDYTLMDTLGSADSRFGLIEDREAVKPALARLPERERRILYLRFFKDMTQSAIAAELGLSQMHVSRLISRALARVRAEVTRNADEEYRAAA, from the coding sequence ATGGCCACCACCACGATCGCGCGCCACCACGGGCGCCGTGCCGACGACCCCGACACCACCGAGGAGATGCGGCTGCTGATCACGCTGCCGGACGGGCCCAAGAAGGAGCGGCTGCGGCAGCGGGTGATCACCGCCTGGCTGCCGCTGGCGCACCGGCAGGCCGTCCGGCTGCGGGAGCGCGGGGAGCAGCTCGACGACCTCAAGCAGGTCGCCGCGCTGGGCCTGGTCAAGGCGGTCGACCGGTTCGATCCCGAGCGTGCCGACGCCTTCGAGCAGTTCGCCATCCCCACCATCACCGGCGAACTCAAGCGGCACTTCCGCGACCACACCTGGGACGTGCATGTGCCCCGGCGCACCCAGGAGCTGCGCAACAAGGTCCGCAAGGCCGTGCGCGAGCTGAGCACGACCCTGGACGGGCGCTCGCCGACCGTGGCGCAGATCGCCGGGCACGCCCGGCTGACCGAGGAGGAGGCCGTCCTCGGGCTGGAGGCCCTGGAGACCTACCGGTCGCTGTCGCTGGACGTGGCCCTGGACCGCAGCGGCGACAACGACGACTACACCCTCATGGACACCCTGGGCTCGGCCGACAGCCGCTTCGGGCTCATAGAGGACCGCGAGGCGGTCAAGCCCGCCCTGGCCCGGCTGCCCGAACGGGAACGCCGCATCCTGTACCTGCGGTTCTTCAAGGACATGACGCAAAGCGCCATCGCCGCCGAGCTGGGCCTGTCCCAGATGCACGTCTCGCGCCTGATCAGCCGGGCCCTGGCCCGGGTGCGGGCGGAGGTCACCCGGAACGCGGACGAGGAGTACCGGGCCGCCGCGTGA
- a CDS encoding type I polyketide synthase, with amino-acid sequence MTAARSEPAGGDGGPVTPSGSGPAASSDRDPQAVPDPAPGPGPARRETDVAVVGIACRFPGATGPDEFWSMITEGRRGIGELTPEQLAEAGAGPARLADPALVPAAGILWDADRFDSAFFGYSARETAVMDPQQRMFLEAAWHALDDTGHDPERFPGRVGVYAGQTVGTHRTPDSSVFLGTSADLLMAADDKDFLPTRAAYKLGLTGPAFAVQAACSTSLVAVHVACRALAAGDCDLALAGGVSWSPWRRQGYLRRAGGVWSADGYVRCFDRDASGFVSGDGLGIVALRPLADARADGDRIYAVIKGSAVNNDGNDKLSYAAPGVPGQQAVIEAALRDAAVHPDSIGYVEAHGTATALGDAIEVTALTRAYRAAGATGRGTCRLGSVKANIGHADAAAGVAGFIKAALMVRHGRIPPSPNAPFHPNPDIDFATGPFVPAVTAEDWPRTSAPRRAAVSAFGVGGTNAHVILQEPPPARPPAPARPWQLLAWSARDERGLDAMAAAHPRTLRGLRDEEFADYARTLAVGRRRLPLRRAVVLRDRAHALTESAFRTEAALPREGRAGEVAFVFPGGGSQYPGMGCGLYRDEPVFREAVDTCLRLLPDREAARRLRAWWPAGPGTESAADTPPDADNDPRVAMPAVFITEIAVARLLGSFGVTPTVLMGHSLGEYAAAHLAGVLSLPDALTLVSSRGRLLSGIDNGAMLVVRADARDLEAFRGDGVCLAVVNGPDACVLSGPAPRIETARRRLTAQGIACNVLQLATAAHSALVEPVLGAFRDVVRGIALDRPTVPLISNVTGTADADFTDPEYWVGHLRETVRFDLGLACLRDHDPRVLLEAGPGTTLTTLARTQGLDRGVPAMRHPLEGRDDREVLLTALARTWEAGIDVDLAALWPTPGPRVPAAAYPFAPTRHRPAAAVAPTLDQAAGPWYGIAWQRDLAPEPVRTGTEVTGHRWVLLHDGTPTADALRRQLADQGASLTTVLPDSGVARHGHDLDGERTVALDPCAPDQYAKAIETAGGGPGLPLRIVSTWNGAPSHATCPPLSDLAGLARALATPADGTELCLVTRGALEITGSEDLDPWAALTVGAAGALRAELGDAATVRVVDIDGRGAAADGGPAARDLARDLLREFTRPAESGPVGLRAGRRWLRRFEPLRTPPVANGTALRDGGCYLITGGTGGIGRLLAGHLLRDHHARVVLLGRDPDAVRATADELSELPGELLAVSADITDAARTRDVLREALRRFGGLDGVVHAAGVPAGGLAQLLTPDTVAEALAAKTTGTVTLADALRETGARPDFVLLFSSLAAFSQAPGLSCYGAANAFLDTYAHAAARIEGPAVLAVNWDRWNGVGMGREGERRQRALRSGAPLGGLEPADALAAFERCLGALSLGQVVVSVLPPDTVTGPPGRDDAGRDGGAEPQADGGEQPDEALETSLAGPATTTWSPLEREVLRIWQDVLGNEEGIGLHDDFFALGGHSLAALQVVQRCQDSFGVDLSVKTVFLAPTVSLLAAELEAARGAAVPGTEGPAPERKDPV; translated from the coding sequence GTGACCGCAGCGCGCAGCGAGCCGGCGGGCGGGGACGGCGGGCCCGTGACGCCGTCCGGCAGCGGGCCCGCAGCCTCGTCCGACCGTGACCCGCAGGCCGTACCGGACCCCGCGCCCGGGCCCGGCCCCGCCCGGCGGGAGACCGATGTCGCGGTCGTCGGCATCGCCTGCCGCTTCCCCGGCGCCACCGGCCCGGACGAGTTCTGGAGCATGATCACCGAAGGGCGGCGCGGCATCGGGGAACTGACCCCCGAGCAGCTGGCCGAGGCGGGCGCCGGGCCCGCGCGCCTGGCCGACCCCGCGCTGGTGCCCGCCGCGGGCATCCTCTGGGACGCCGACCGGTTCGACTCCGCGTTCTTCGGCTACTCCGCGCGCGAGACCGCCGTCATGGACCCCCAGCAGCGGATGTTCCTGGAAGCCGCCTGGCACGCCCTCGACGACACCGGCCACGACCCCGAACGGTTCCCCGGACGCGTCGGCGTCTACGCGGGCCAGACCGTCGGCACCCACCGCACCCCGGACAGCTCCGTCTTCCTCGGCACCTCGGCGGACCTGCTGATGGCCGCGGACGACAAGGACTTCCTGCCGACCCGCGCCGCCTACAAACTGGGCCTGACCGGGCCCGCGTTCGCCGTGCAGGCGGCCTGCTCCACCTCGCTGGTCGCCGTCCACGTCGCCTGCCGGGCGCTGGCGGCGGGCGACTGCGACCTGGCGCTGGCCGGGGGCGTGTCCTGGTCGCCGTGGCGCCGTCAGGGCTATCTGCGCCGCGCGGGCGGCGTCTGGTCGGCCGACGGATACGTCCGCTGCTTCGACCGGGACGCCTCGGGCTTCGTCTCCGGCGACGGGCTGGGCATCGTGGCCCTGCGCCCCCTCGCCGACGCCCGCGCCGACGGCGACCGCATCTACGCCGTGATCAAGGGCAGCGCCGTCAACAACGACGGCAACGACAAACTGAGTTACGCCGCGCCCGGCGTCCCCGGGCAGCAGGCCGTCATCGAAGCGGCACTGCGGGACGCCGCCGTCCACCCGGACAGCATCGGATACGTCGAGGCGCACGGCACGGCCACCGCGCTGGGTGACGCCATCGAGGTCACCGCCCTGACCCGCGCCTACCGCGCGGCCGGCGCCACCGGCCGCGGCACCTGCCGGCTGGGCTCGGTGAAGGCCAACATCGGACACGCCGACGCCGCCGCCGGGGTGGCCGGGTTCATCAAGGCCGCCCTCATGGTCCGCCACGGCCGCATCCCGCCCAGCCCGAACGCCCCGTTCCACCCCAACCCCGACATCGACTTCGCCACCGGCCCGTTCGTGCCCGCCGTGACGGCGGAGGACTGGCCGCGTACGTCGGCGCCCCGCCGCGCCGCGGTCAGCGCCTTCGGAGTCGGCGGCACGAACGCCCACGTCATCCTCCAGGAACCGCCCCCGGCCCGGCCGCCCGCGCCCGCCCGGCCCTGGCAGCTGCTGGCCTGGTCGGCGCGCGACGAGCGGGGGCTCGACGCGATGGCCGCCGCGCACCCCCGTACGCTGCGCGGCCTGCGCGACGAGGAGTTCGCCGACTACGCCCGCACCCTGGCCGTCGGGCGGCGCCGGCTGCCGCTGCGCCGCGCCGTGGTCCTGCGCGACCGCGCCCACGCGCTCACGGAATCCGCCTTCCGTACGGAAGCGGCGCTGCCGCGCGAAGGGCGCGCGGGCGAGGTGGCGTTCGTCTTCCCGGGCGGCGGTTCGCAGTACCCGGGGATGGGATGCGGGCTGTACCGCGACGAACCGGTGTTCCGGGAGGCCGTGGACACCTGCCTGCGGCTGCTGCCCGACCGGGAGGCGGCCCGGCGCCTGCGCGCCTGGTGGCCCGCCGGGCCCGGCACGGAGTCCGCGGCGGACACCCCGCCGGACGCCGACAACGATCCGCGCGTGGCGATGCCCGCCGTCTTCATCACCGAGATCGCCGTGGCCCGGCTGCTCGGCTCCTTCGGCGTGACGCCCACCGTCCTGATGGGCCACAGCCTCGGCGAGTACGCCGCCGCCCACCTCGCGGGCGTGCTGTCCCTGCCGGACGCGCTCACCCTCGTCAGCAGCAGGGGCCGGCTGCTGTCCGGCATCGACAACGGGGCCATGCTGGTCGTCCGCGCCGACGCCCGCGACCTCGAAGCCTTCCGCGGCGACGGCGTCTGCCTCGCGGTGGTCAACGGCCCCGACGCCTGTGTCCTGTCCGGGCCCGCGCCCCGCATCGAGACGGCGCGCCGCCGCCTGACCGCGCAGGGCATCGCCTGCAACGTCCTGCAACTGGCCACCGCCGCGCACTCCGCGCTCGTCGAGCCGGTGCTCGGCGCCTTCCGCGACGTGGTGCGCGGCATCGCCCTGGACCGGCCGACCGTACCGCTGATCTCCAACGTCACCGGCACCGCCGACGCCGACTTCACCGACCCCGAGTACTGGGTCGGTCACCTCCGGGAGACCGTCCGCTTCGACCTCGGGCTCGCCTGCCTGCGCGACCACGACCCGCGCGTCCTCCTCGAAGCGGGTCCCGGCACCACCCTGACCACGCTCGCCCGTACGCAGGGCCTCGACCGCGGCGTGCCCGCCATGCGGCACCCGCTGGAGGGACGCGACGACCGCGAGGTGCTGCTGACCGCGCTCGCCCGCACCTGGGAAGCGGGCATCGACGTCGATCTGGCCGCGCTGTGGCCGACGCCCGGCCCGCGGGTGCCCGCGGCGGCGTACCCCTTCGCGCCCACGCGGCACCGACCGGCGGCGGCTGTTGCTCCGACACTGGACCAGGCAGCCGGGCCCTGGTACGGGATCGCCTGGCAGCGCGACCTCGCACCGGAACCGGTCCGTACGGGTACGGAAGTCACCGGCCACCGCTGGGTGCTCCTCCACGACGGCACCCCGACCGCCGACGCGCTGCGCCGCCAACTCGCCGATCAGGGCGCTTCGTTGACCACCGTCCTGCCGGACAGCGGCGTCGCGCGGCACGGTCACGACCTGGACGGCGAACGGACCGTCGCCCTCGACCCGTGCGCACCCGACCAGTACGCCAAAGCCATCGAGACCGCCGGGGGAGGCCCCGGCCTCCCGCTGCGGATCGTCAGCACCTGGAACGGGGCGCCGTCCCACGCCACCTGCCCGCCGCTGAGCGACCTCGCCGGACTGGCCCGCGCGCTCGCGACACCGGCGGACGGCACCGAACTGTGCCTGGTCACCCGAGGGGCGCTGGAGATCACCGGCAGCGAGGACCTTGACCCCTGGGCAGCGCTCACGGTCGGCGCGGCGGGCGCGCTGCGCGCGGAACTGGGTGATGCCGCGACCGTACGGGTGGTGGACATCGACGGGCGGGGCGCGGCGGCCGACGGCGGACCCGCGGCTCGCGATCTGGCCCGCGACCTCCTGCGCGAATTCACCCGACCGGCGGAATCCGGACCGGTCGGGCTGCGTGCCGGCCGCCGCTGGCTGCGCCGGTTCGAGCCGCTCCGTACGCCACCCGTGGCCAACGGAACGGCTCTCCGGGACGGCGGGTGCTATCTGATCACCGGCGGTACGGGCGGCATCGGACGGCTGCTCGCCGGGCACCTGCTCCGCGACCACCACGCCCGCGTCGTCCTCCTCGGCCGCGACCCGGACGCGGTGCGCGCCACGGCGGACGAACTGTCGGAGCTGCCCGGCGAACTCCTCGCCGTCAGCGCCGACATCACCGACGCCGCGCGGACCCGCGATGTGCTGCGCGAGGCGCTGCGGCGCTTCGGCGGCCTGGACGGCGTCGTCCACGCGGCCGGTGTGCCGGCGGGCGGCCTGGCCCAGCTGCTGACCCCGGACACGGTGGCGGAGGCGCTGGCGGCCAAGACCACCGGCACCGTCACCCTCGCCGACGCCCTCCGCGAGACCGGCGCCCGGCCGGACTTCGTGCTGCTCTTCTCCTCCCTGGCGGCGTTCTCGCAGGCCCCCGGCCTGTCCTGCTACGGCGCGGCCAACGCTTTCCTGGACACGTACGCGCACGCCGCGGCCCGTATCGAGGGCCCAGCGGTTCTCGCCGTGAACTGGGACCGCTGGAACGGCGTCGGCATGGGGCGGGAAGGCGAGCGGCGGCAGCGCGCGCTAAGGAGCGGGGCACCGTTGGGCGGGCTGGAACCGGCCGATGCGCTGGCCGCGTTCGAGCGGTGCCTCGGTGCGCTGTCGCTCGGGCAGGTGGTCGTTTCCGTACTGCCGCCGGATACGGTCACCGGCCCGCCCGGAAGGGATGACGCTGGGCGGGACGGCGGCGCCGAGCCGCAGGCCGATGGCGGTGAGCAGCCCGACGAGGCGCTGGAGACCTCGCTCGCCGGCCCCGCCACCACCACATGGAGCCCCCTCGAACGCGAAGTCCTGCGCATCTGGCAGGACGTGCTCGGCAACGAGGAAGGCATCGGCCTGCACGACGACTTCTTCGCCCTCGGCGGGCACTCCCTGGCCGCCCTCCAGGTCGTCCAGCGCTGCCAGGACAGCTTCGGCGTGGACCTGTCCGTCAAAACGGTGTTCCTCGCGCCGACCGTCTCGCTCCTGGCCGCGGAACTGGAGGCGGCGCGCGGTGCGGCCGTACCCGGAACCGAAGGCCCCGCCCCCGAGCGGAAGGACCCCGTATGA